The proteins below are encoded in one region of Buteo buteo chromosome 22, bButBut1.hap1.1, whole genome shotgun sequence:
- the TYW2 gene encoding tRNA wybutosine-synthesizing protein 2 homolog isoform X2, with amino-acid sequence MGHHHPGYPTFQGTPSPVTPWQHQGSQPPAPGCSLGSDAPSMVVPGTPTGPCSLLSLASQTPCAHLAGGRIPASRRHPSVLGLGRMEARGVPVPVPALATEPRFAQRLREHLEEEQLLDGRYRLQEVPGGRVALPVVEEKLSQLRLPQEIPCGLVQIQDPVPSRAARRQTPAQKLRDELRRLLGKSWSEELERDVPRAWQRHGDLVLLSEDCFRAALWEKLGKWEQGLGAQILPAELSWLFPKLRGRVHCRSSTLGDGHLSSGCPSAGQARTGVARWDAVPQCHPAAGPGWLGGARGQRDQVGRSHSAGHSWCREGAALIGPVISPRYTFDVTKCMFSPGNITEKLRVASLPCSGEVLVDLYAGIGYFTLPYLVHAAAAFAHACEWNSHAVEALRRNLALNGVQDRCRIHHGDSRQLELWDVADRVNLGLIPSSEEGWPVACRVLKKGTGGVLHIHHNVETVPSPAPPQTLVLQAKRGSLEGAGSDGEVQHPTEDGGKETLGARIRPEWQRWAEATAARIRGLLVELHGQPWRTSILHIEAVKSYAPHVHHLVLDLECRPMLPT; translated from the exons ATGGGACACCACCACCCAGGGTATCCCACCTTCCAGGGCACCCCATCCCCGGTCACCCCATGGCAGCACCAGGGCAGCCAGCCCCCTGCTCCAGGGTGCAGCCTGGGCTCCGATGCCCCCAGCATGGTGGTGCCAGGGACCCCCACCggcccctgctccctcctgtcCCTTGCGAGCCAGACCCCCTGTGCCCACCTGGCGGGCGGCCGTATCCCTGCCAGCCGGCGACATCCCTCCGTCCTGGGACTTGGCAGGATGGAGGCCAGGGGtgtccccgtccctgtccctgcGCTGGCCACGGAGCCACGATTCGCCCAGCGCCTCAG GGAGCATTTGGAAGAGGAGCAGCTCCTGGACGGGCGCTACCGGCTGCAGGAGGTGCCGGGGGGCCGCGTGGCCCTGCCCGTGGTTGAGGAGAAGCTCTCCCAACTGCGGCTGCCCCAGGAGATACCCTGTGGACTGGTCCAGATCCAG GACCCCGTCCCCTCCAGGGCAGCCCGCCGGCAGACGCCTGCCCAGAAGCTGCGGGACGAGCTGCGGCGGCTGCTGGGCAAGAGCTGGTCGGAGGAGCTGGAGCGTGATGTGCCCCGTGCCTGGCAGCGGCATGGGGATCTGGTCCTGCTGAGCGAGGATTGCTTCAGGGCTGCGCTGTGGGAGAAGCTAGGTAAGTGGGAGCAGGGTCTGGGTGCCCAGATCCTGCCCGCAGAGCTGTCCTGGCTTTTCCCAAAGCTCCGAGGACGGGTGCATTGCAGGTCCAGCACTCTGGGAGACGGTCACCTCAGCTCTGGGTGCCCGTCGGCTGGCCAGGCGAGGACGGGTGTTGCCAGATGGGATGCGGTCCCCCAGTGTCACCCTGCTGCTGGGCCAGGATGGCTGGGTGGAGCACGTGGACAACGGGATCAGGTAGGCAGGAGCCACAGTGCAGGACACAGCTGgtgcagggaaggggctgccctCATTGGGCCGGTGATATCTCCCAGGTACACGTTTGATGTGACCAAGTGCATGTTCTCACCGGGCAACATCACAGAGAAGCTGCGCGTGGCCTCGCTGCCCTGCTCCGGGGAGGTCCTGGTGGATCTCTACGCAG gCATCGGCTATTTCACGCTGCCGTACCTGGTTCACGCAGCGGCTGCCTTTGCCCATGCCTGCGAGTGGAACAGCCATGCCGTGGAGGCCCTGCGCAGGAACCTGGCACTGAACGGCGTGCAGGACCGCTGCCGCATCCACCACGGGGACAGCCGGCAG CTGGAGCTGTGGGACGTAGCGGACCGGGTGAACCTGGGGCTGATTCCCAGCTCGGAGGAAGGCTGGCCGGTGGCCTGCCGTGTCCTGAAGAAGGGCACGGGTGGGGTTCTCCACATCCACCACAACGTGGAGACTGTCCCCTCACCGGCCCCTCCACAGACCCTAGTCCTGCAGGCTAAGCGGGGATCTCTGGAGGGAGCCGGCTCTGATGGAGAGGTGCAGCACCCAACGGAGGATGGTGGGAAGGAGACACTGGGGGCCAGGATCAGACCTGAGTGGCAGAGGTGGGCTGAAGCCACGGCAGCACGAATCCGGGGGCTGCTGGTAGAGCTGCATGGGCAGCCGTGGCGCACCAGCATCCTGCACATCGAGGCAGTGAAGTCCTACGCGCCCCACGTGCATCACCTCGTGCTGGACCTTGAGTGCCGGCCGATGCTGCCCACCTAG
- the TYW2 gene encoding tRNA wybutosine-synthesizing protein 2 homolog isoform X1 yields MGHHHPGYPTFQGTPSPVTPWQHQGSQPPAPGCSLGSDAPSMVVPGTPTGPCSLLSLASQTPCAHLAGGRIPASRRHPSVLGLGRMEARGVPVPVPALATEPRFAQRLREHLEEEQLLDGRYRLQEVPGGRVALPVVEEKLSQLRLPQEIPCGLVQIQDPVPSRAARRQTPAQKLRDELRRLLGKSWSEELERDVPRAWQRHGDLVLLSEDCFRAALWEKLGPALWETVTSALGARRLARRGRVLPDGMRSPSVTLLLGQDGWVEHVDNGIRYTFDVTKCMFSPGNITEKLRVASLPCSGEVLVDLYAEEGGMNFHFPSIWACSNPEQSRFRELGWQSASLPASGEEHGPPAVPGPCPQHCHLLPPGIGYFTLPYLVHAAAAFAHACEWNSHAVEALRRNLALNGVQDRCRIHHGDSRQLELWDVADRVNLGLIPSSEEGWPVACRVLKKGTGGVLHIHHNVETVPSPAPPQTLVLQAKRGSLEGAGSDGEVQHPTEDGGKETLGARIRPEWQRWAEATAARIRGLLVELHGQPWRTSILHIEAVKSYAPHVHHLVLDLECRPMLPT; encoded by the exons ATGGGACACCACCACCCAGGGTATCCCACCTTCCAGGGCACCCCATCCCCGGTCACCCCATGGCAGCACCAGGGCAGCCAGCCCCCTGCTCCAGGGTGCAGCCTGGGCTCCGATGCCCCCAGCATGGTGGTGCCAGGGACCCCCACCggcccctgctccctcctgtcCCTTGCGAGCCAGACCCCCTGTGCCCACCTGGCGGGCGGCCGTATCCCTGCCAGCCGGCGACATCCCTCCGTCCTGGGACTTGGCAGGATGGAGGCCAGGGGtgtccccgtccctgtccctgcGCTGGCCACGGAGCCACGATTCGCCCAGCGCCTCAG GGAGCATTTGGAAGAGGAGCAGCTCCTGGACGGGCGCTACCGGCTGCAGGAGGTGCCGGGGGGCCGCGTGGCCCTGCCCGTGGTTGAGGAGAAGCTCTCCCAACTGCGGCTGCCCCAGGAGATACCCTGTGGACTGGTCCAGATCCAG GACCCCGTCCCCTCCAGGGCAGCCCGCCGGCAGACGCCTGCCCAGAAGCTGCGGGACGAGCTGCGGCGGCTGCTGGGCAAGAGCTGGTCGGAGGAGCTGGAGCGTGATGTGCCCCGTGCCTGGCAGCGGCATGGGGATCTGGTCCTGCTGAGCGAGGATTGCTTCAGGGCTGCGCTGTGGGAGAAGCTAG GTCCAGCACTCTGGGAGACGGTCACCTCAGCTCTGGGTGCCCGTCGGCTGGCCAGGCGAGGACGGGTGTTGCCAGATGGGATGCGGTCCCCCAGTGTCACCCTGCTGCTGGGCCAGGATGGCTGGGTGGAGCACGTGGACAACGGGATCAG GTACACGTTTGATGTGACCAAGTGCATGTTCTCACCGGGCAACATCACAGAGAAGCTGCGCGTGGCCTCGCTGCCCTGCTCCGGGGAGGTCCTGGTGGATCTCTACGCAG aggagggagggatgaatttccattttcccaGCATCTGGGCTTGTTCCAACCCAGAGCAAAGCAGATTCAGAGAGCTGGGGTGGCAATCcgcatccctccctgcctctgggGAGGAGCATGGACCCCCTGCAGTACCGGGACCCTGCCCTCAGCactgccacctcctgcccccaggCATCGGCTATTTCACGCTGCCGTACCTGGTTCACGCAGCGGCTGCCTTTGCCCATGCCTGCGAGTGGAACAGCCATGCCGTGGAGGCCCTGCGCAGGAACCTGGCACTGAACGGCGTGCAGGACCGCTGCCGCATCCACCACGGGGACAGCCGGCAG CTGGAGCTGTGGGACGTAGCGGACCGGGTGAACCTGGGGCTGATTCCCAGCTCGGAGGAAGGCTGGCCGGTGGCCTGCCGTGTCCTGAAGAAGGGCACGGGTGGGGTTCTCCACATCCACCACAACGTGGAGACTGTCCCCTCACCGGCCCCTCCACAGACCCTAGTCCTGCAGGCTAAGCGGGGATCTCTGGAGGGAGCCGGCTCTGATGGAGAGGTGCAGCACCCAACGGAGGATGGTGGGAAGGAGACACTGGGGGCCAGGATCAGACCTGAGTGGCAGAGGTGGGCTGAAGCCACGGCAGCACGAATCCGGGGGCTGCTGGTAGAGCTGCATGGGCAGCCGTGGCGCACCAGCATCCTGCACATCGAGGCAGTGAAGTCCTACGCGCCCCACGTGCATCACCTCGTGCTGGACCTTGAGTGCCGGCCGATGCTGCCCACCTAG
- the TYW2 gene encoding tRNA wybutosine-synthesizing protein 2 homolog isoform X4 yields MGHHHPGYPTFQGTPSPVTPWQHQGSQPPAPGCSLGSDAPSMVVPGTPTGPCSLLSLASQTPCAHLAGGRIPASRRHPSVLGLGRMEARGVPVPVPALATEPRFAQRLREHLEEEQLLDGRYRLQEVPGGRVALPVVEEKLSQLRLPQEIPCGLVQIQDPVPSRAARRQTPAQKLRDELRRLLGKSWSEELERDVPRAWQRHGDLVLLSEDCFRAALWEKLGPALWETVTSALGARRLARRGRVLPDGMRSPSVTLLLGQDGWVEHVDNGIRYTFDVTKCMFSPGNITEKLRVASLPCSGEVLVDLYAGIGYFTLPYLVHAAAAFAHACEWNSHAVEALRRNLALNGVQDRCRIHHGDSRQLELWDVADRVNLGLIPSSEEGWPVACRVLKKGTGGVLHIHHNVETVPSPAPPQTLVLQAKRGSLEGAGSDGEVQHPTEDGGKETLGARIRPEWQRWAEATAARIRGLLVELHGQPWRTSILHIEAVKSYAPHVHHLVLDLECRPMLPT; encoded by the exons ATGGGACACCACCACCCAGGGTATCCCACCTTCCAGGGCACCCCATCCCCGGTCACCCCATGGCAGCACCAGGGCAGCCAGCCCCCTGCTCCAGGGTGCAGCCTGGGCTCCGATGCCCCCAGCATGGTGGTGCCAGGGACCCCCACCggcccctgctccctcctgtcCCTTGCGAGCCAGACCCCCTGTGCCCACCTGGCGGGCGGCCGTATCCCTGCCAGCCGGCGACATCCCTCCGTCCTGGGACTTGGCAGGATGGAGGCCAGGGGtgtccccgtccctgtccctgcGCTGGCCACGGAGCCACGATTCGCCCAGCGCCTCAG GGAGCATTTGGAAGAGGAGCAGCTCCTGGACGGGCGCTACCGGCTGCAGGAGGTGCCGGGGGGCCGCGTGGCCCTGCCCGTGGTTGAGGAGAAGCTCTCCCAACTGCGGCTGCCCCAGGAGATACCCTGTGGACTGGTCCAGATCCAG GACCCCGTCCCCTCCAGGGCAGCCCGCCGGCAGACGCCTGCCCAGAAGCTGCGGGACGAGCTGCGGCGGCTGCTGGGCAAGAGCTGGTCGGAGGAGCTGGAGCGTGATGTGCCCCGTGCCTGGCAGCGGCATGGGGATCTGGTCCTGCTGAGCGAGGATTGCTTCAGGGCTGCGCTGTGGGAGAAGCTAG GTCCAGCACTCTGGGAGACGGTCACCTCAGCTCTGGGTGCCCGTCGGCTGGCCAGGCGAGGACGGGTGTTGCCAGATGGGATGCGGTCCCCCAGTGTCACCCTGCTGCTGGGCCAGGATGGCTGGGTGGAGCACGTGGACAACGGGATCAG GTACACGTTTGATGTGACCAAGTGCATGTTCTCACCGGGCAACATCACAGAGAAGCTGCGCGTGGCCTCGCTGCCCTGCTCCGGGGAGGTCCTGGTGGATCTCTACGCAG gCATCGGCTATTTCACGCTGCCGTACCTGGTTCACGCAGCGGCTGCCTTTGCCCATGCCTGCGAGTGGAACAGCCATGCCGTGGAGGCCCTGCGCAGGAACCTGGCACTGAACGGCGTGCAGGACCGCTGCCGCATCCACCACGGGGACAGCCGGCAG CTGGAGCTGTGGGACGTAGCGGACCGGGTGAACCTGGGGCTGATTCCCAGCTCGGAGGAAGGCTGGCCGGTGGCCTGCCGTGTCCTGAAGAAGGGCACGGGTGGGGTTCTCCACATCCACCACAACGTGGAGACTGTCCCCTCACCGGCCCCTCCACAGACCCTAGTCCTGCAGGCTAAGCGGGGATCTCTGGAGGGAGCCGGCTCTGATGGAGAGGTGCAGCACCCAACGGAGGATGGTGGGAAGGAGACACTGGGGGCCAGGATCAGACCTGAGTGGCAGAGGTGGGCTGAAGCCACGGCAGCACGAATCCGGGGGCTGCTGGTAGAGCTGCATGGGCAGCCGTGGCGCACCAGCATCCTGCACATCGAGGCAGTGAAGTCCTACGCGCCCCACGTGCATCACCTCGTGCTGGACCTTGAGTGCCGGCCGATGCTGCCCACCTAG
- the TYW2 gene encoding tRNA wybutosine-synthesizing protein 2 homolog isoform X5, protein MGHHHPGYPTFQGTPSPVTPWQHQGSQPPAPGCSLGSDAPSMVVPGTPTGPCSLLSLASQTPCAHLAGGRIPASRRHPSVLGLGRMEARGVPVPVPALATEPRFAQRLREHLEEEQLLDGRYRLQEVPGGRVALPVVEEKLSQLRLPQEIPCGLVQIQDPVPSRAARRQTPAQKLRDELRRLLGKSWSEELERDVPRAWQRHGDLVLLSEDCFRAALWEKLGPALWETVTSALGARRLARRGRVLPDGMRSPSVTLLLGQDGWVEHVDNGIRYTFDVTKCMFSPGNITEKLRVASLPCSGEVLVDLYADRFCFCRGGRDEFPFSQHLGLFQPRAKQIQRAGVAIRIPPCLWGGAWTPCSTGTLPSALPPPAPRHRLFHAAVPGSRSGCLCPCLRVEQPCRGGPAQEPGTERRAGPLPHPPRGQPAAGAVGRSGPGEPGADSQLGGRLAGGLPCPEEGHGWGSPHPPQRGDCPLTGPSTDPSPAG, encoded by the exons ATGGGACACCACCACCCAGGGTATCCCACCTTCCAGGGCACCCCATCCCCGGTCACCCCATGGCAGCACCAGGGCAGCCAGCCCCCTGCTCCAGGGTGCAGCCTGGGCTCCGATGCCCCCAGCATGGTGGTGCCAGGGACCCCCACCggcccctgctccctcctgtcCCTTGCGAGCCAGACCCCCTGTGCCCACCTGGCGGGCGGCCGTATCCCTGCCAGCCGGCGACATCCCTCCGTCCTGGGACTTGGCAGGATGGAGGCCAGGGGtgtccccgtccctgtccctgcGCTGGCCACGGAGCCACGATTCGCCCAGCGCCTCAG GGAGCATTTGGAAGAGGAGCAGCTCCTGGACGGGCGCTACCGGCTGCAGGAGGTGCCGGGGGGCCGCGTGGCCCTGCCCGTGGTTGAGGAGAAGCTCTCCCAACTGCGGCTGCCCCAGGAGATACCCTGTGGACTGGTCCAGATCCAG GACCCCGTCCCCTCCAGGGCAGCCCGCCGGCAGACGCCTGCCCAGAAGCTGCGGGACGAGCTGCGGCGGCTGCTGGGCAAGAGCTGGTCGGAGGAGCTGGAGCGTGATGTGCCCCGTGCCTGGCAGCGGCATGGGGATCTGGTCCTGCTGAGCGAGGATTGCTTCAGGGCTGCGCTGTGGGAGAAGCTAG GTCCAGCACTCTGGGAGACGGTCACCTCAGCTCTGGGTGCCCGTCGGCTGGCCAGGCGAGGACGGGTGTTGCCAGATGGGATGCGGTCCCCCAGTGTCACCCTGCTGCTGGGCCAGGATGGCTGGGTGGAGCACGTGGACAACGGGATCAG GTACACGTTTGATGTGACCAAGTGCATGTTCTCACCGGGCAACATCACAGAGAAGCTGCGCGTGGCCTCGCTGCCCTGCTCCGGGGAGGTCCTGGTGGATCTCTACGCAG acagattttgcttttgcagaggagggagggatgaatttccattttcccaGCATCTGGGCTTGTTCCAACCCAGAGCAAAGCAGATTCAGAGAGCTGGGGTGGCAATCcgcatccctccctgcctctgggGAGGAGCATGGACCCCCTGCAGTACCGGGACCCTGCCCTCAGCactgccacctcctgcccccaggCATCGGCTATTTCACGCTGCCGTACCTGGTTCACGCAGCGGCTGCCTTTGCCCATGCCTGCGAGTGGAACAGCCATGCCGTGGAGGCCCTGCGCAGGAACCTGGCACTGAACGGCGTGCAGGACCGCTGCCGCATCCACCACGGGGACAGCCGGCAG CTGGAGCTGTGGGACGTAGCGGACCGGGTGAACCTGGGGCTGATTCCCAGCTCGGAGGAAGGCTGGCCGGTGGCCTGCCGTGTCCTGAAGAAGGGCACGGGTGGGGTTCTCCACATCCACCACAACGTGGAGACTGTCCCCTCACCGGCCCCTCCACAGACCCTAGTCCTGCAGGCTAA
- the TYW2 gene encoding tRNA wybutosine-synthesizing protein 2 homolog isoform X3, producing the protein MVVPGTPTGPCSLLSLASQTPCAHLAGGRIPASRRHPSVLGLGRMEARGVPVPVPALATEPRFAQRLREHLEEEQLLDGRYRLQEVPGGRVALPVVEEKLSQLRLPQEIPCGLVQIQDPVPSRAARRQTPAQKLRDELRRLLGKSWSEELERDVPRAWQRHGDLVLLSEDCFRAALWEKLGPALWETVTSALGARRLARRGRVLPDGMRSPSVTLLLGQDGWVEHVDNGIRYTFDVTKCMFSPGNITEKLRVASLPCSGEVLVDLYAEEGGMNFHFPSIWACSNPEQSRFRELGWQSASLPASGEEHGPPAVPGPCPQHCHLLPPGIGYFTLPYLVHAAAAFAHACEWNSHAVEALRRNLALNGVQDRCRIHHGDSRQLELWDVADRVNLGLIPSSEEGWPVACRVLKKGTGGVLHIHHNVETVPSPAPPQTLVLQAKRGSLEGAGSDGEVQHPTEDGGKETLGARIRPEWQRWAEATAARIRGLLVELHGQPWRTSILHIEAVKSYAPHVHHLVLDLECRPMLPT; encoded by the exons ATGGTGGTGCCAGGGACCCCCACCggcccctgctccctcctgtcCCTTGCGAGCCAGACCCCCTGTGCCCACCTGGCGGGCGGCCGTATCCCTGCCAGCCGGCGACATCCCTCCGTCCTGGGACTTGGCAGGATGGAGGCCAGGGGtgtccccgtccctgtccctgcGCTGGCCACGGAGCCACGATTCGCCCAGCGCCTCAG GGAGCATTTGGAAGAGGAGCAGCTCCTGGACGGGCGCTACCGGCTGCAGGAGGTGCCGGGGGGCCGCGTGGCCCTGCCCGTGGTTGAGGAGAAGCTCTCCCAACTGCGGCTGCCCCAGGAGATACCCTGTGGACTGGTCCAGATCCAG GACCCCGTCCCCTCCAGGGCAGCCCGCCGGCAGACGCCTGCCCAGAAGCTGCGGGACGAGCTGCGGCGGCTGCTGGGCAAGAGCTGGTCGGAGGAGCTGGAGCGTGATGTGCCCCGTGCCTGGCAGCGGCATGGGGATCTGGTCCTGCTGAGCGAGGATTGCTTCAGGGCTGCGCTGTGGGAGAAGCTAG GTCCAGCACTCTGGGAGACGGTCACCTCAGCTCTGGGTGCCCGTCGGCTGGCCAGGCGAGGACGGGTGTTGCCAGATGGGATGCGGTCCCCCAGTGTCACCCTGCTGCTGGGCCAGGATGGCTGGGTGGAGCACGTGGACAACGGGATCAG GTACACGTTTGATGTGACCAAGTGCATGTTCTCACCGGGCAACATCACAGAGAAGCTGCGCGTGGCCTCGCTGCCCTGCTCCGGGGAGGTCCTGGTGGATCTCTACGCAG aggagggagggatgaatttccattttcccaGCATCTGGGCTTGTTCCAACCCAGAGCAAAGCAGATTCAGAGAGCTGGGGTGGCAATCcgcatccctccctgcctctgggGAGGAGCATGGACCCCCTGCAGTACCGGGACCCTGCCCTCAGCactgccacctcctgcccccaggCATCGGCTATTTCACGCTGCCGTACCTGGTTCACGCAGCGGCTGCCTTTGCCCATGCCTGCGAGTGGAACAGCCATGCCGTGGAGGCCCTGCGCAGGAACCTGGCACTGAACGGCGTGCAGGACCGCTGCCGCATCCACCACGGGGACAGCCGGCAG CTGGAGCTGTGGGACGTAGCGGACCGGGTGAACCTGGGGCTGATTCCCAGCTCGGAGGAAGGCTGGCCGGTGGCCTGCCGTGTCCTGAAGAAGGGCACGGGTGGGGTTCTCCACATCCACCACAACGTGGAGACTGTCCCCTCACCGGCCCCTCCACAGACCCTAGTCCTGCAGGCTAAGCGGGGATCTCTGGAGGGAGCCGGCTCTGATGGAGAGGTGCAGCACCCAACGGAGGATGGTGGGAAGGAGACACTGGGGGCCAGGATCAGACCTGAGTGGCAGAGGTGGGCTGAAGCCACGGCAGCACGAATCCGGGGGCTGCTGGTAGAGCTGCATGGGCAGCCGTGGCGCACCAGCATCCTGCACATCGAGGCAGTGAAGTCCTACGCGCCCCACGTGCATCACCTCGTGCTGGACCTTGAGTGCCGGCCGATGCTGCCCACCTAG
- the TYW2 gene encoding tRNA wybutosine-synthesizing protein 2 homolog isoform X6 — MEARGVPVPVPALATEPRFAQRLREHLEEEQLLDGRYRLQEVPGGRVALPVVEEKLSQLRLPQEIPCGLVQIQDPVPSRAARRQTPAQKLRDELRRLLGKSWSEELERDVPRAWQRHGDLVLLSEDCFRAALWEKLGPALWETVTSALGARRLARRGRVLPDGMRSPSVTLLLGQDGWVEHVDNGIRYTFDVTKCMFSPGNITEKLRVASLPCSGEVLVDLYAEEGGMNFHFPSIWACSNPEQSRFRELGWQSASLPASGEEHGPPAVPGPCPQHCHLLPPGIGYFTLPYLVHAAAAFAHACEWNSHAVEALRRNLALNGVQDRCRIHHGDSRQLELWDVADRVNLGLIPSSEEGWPVACRVLKKGTGGVLHIHHNVETVPSPAPPQTLVLQAKRGSLEGAGSDGEVQHPTEDGGKETLGARIRPEWQRWAEATAARIRGLLVELHGQPWRTSILHIEAVKSYAPHVHHLVLDLECRPMLPT; from the exons ATGGAGGCCAGGGGtgtccccgtccctgtccctgcGCTGGCCACGGAGCCACGATTCGCCCAGCGCCTCAG GGAGCATTTGGAAGAGGAGCAGCTCCTGGACGGGCGCTACCGGCTGCAGGAGGTGCCGGGGGGCCGCGTGGCCCTGCCCGTGGTTGAGGAGAAGCTCTCCCAACTGCGGCTGCCCCAGGAGATACCCTGTGGACTGGTCCAGATCCAG GACCCCGTCCCCTCCAGGGCAGCCCGCCGGCAGACGCCTGCCCAGAAGCTGCGGGACGAGCTGCGGCGGCTGCTGGGCAAGAGCTGGTCGGAGGAGCTGGAGCGTGATGTGCCCCGTGCCTGGCAGCGGCATGGGGATCTGGTCCTGCTGAGCGAGGATTGCTTCAGGGCTGCGCTGTGGGAGAAGCTAG GTCCAGCACTCTGGGAGACGGTCACCTCAGCTCTGGGTGCCCGTCGGCTGGCCAGGCGAGGACGGGTGTTGCCAGATGGGATGCGGTCCCCCAGTGTCACCCTGCTGCTGGGCCAGGATGGCTGGGTGGAGCACGTGGACAACGGGATCAG GTACACGTTTGATGTGACCAAGTGCATGTTCTCACCGGGCAACATCACAGAGAAGCTGCGCGTGGCCTCGCTGCCCTGCTCCGGGGAGGTCCTGGTGGATCTCTACGCAG aggagggagggatgaatttccattttcccaGCATCTGGGCTTGTTCCAACCCAGAGCAAAGCAGATTCAGAGAGCTGGGGTGGCAATCcgcatccctccctgcctctgggGAGGAGCATGGACCCCCTGCAGTACCGGGACCCTGCCCTCAGCactgccacctcctgcccccaggCATCGGCTATTTCACGCTGCCGTACCTGGTTCACGCAGCGGCTGCCTTTGCCCATGCCTGCGAGTGGAACAGCCATGCCGTGGAGGCCCTGCGCAGGAACCTGGCACTGAACGGCGTGCAGGACCGCTGCCGCATCCACCACGGGGACAGCCGGCAG CTGGAGCTGTGGGACGTAGCGGACCGGGTGAACCTGGGGCTGATTCCCAGCTCGGAGGAAGGCTGGCCGGTGGCCTGCCGTGTCCTGAAGAAGGGCACGGGTGGGGTTCTCCACATCCACCACAACGTGGAGACTGTCCCCTCACCGGCCCCTCCACAGACCCTAGTCCTGCAGGCTAAGCGGGGATCTCTGGAGGGAGCCGGCTCTGATGGAGAGGTGCAGCACCCAACGGAGGATGGTGGGAAGGAGACACTGGGGGCCAGGATCAGACCTGAGTGGCAGAGGTGGGCTGAAGCCACGGCAGCACGAATCCGGGGGCTGCTGGTAGAGCTGCATGGGCAGCCGTGGCGCACCAGCATCCTGCACATCGAGGCAGTGAAGTCCTACGCGCCCCACGTGCATCACCTCGTGCTGGACCTTGAGTGCCGGCCGATGCTGCCCACCTAG